In one Polaribacter sp. ALD11 genomic region, the following are encoded:
- a CDS encoding SusC/RagA family TonB-linked outer membrane protein produces the protein MKINKLTKLLPIFGLLIILIGTIGRAYGQERTLKGRIVDNEKNKLPGVAVFIKGTTYGSASDFDGNYSININDNNTILVFKSLGFVTQEIIVGNRTILNISLVPDENQLEEIIITALGVKKETRKIGYSTQQVKGSELTKAREANPINSLAGKVAGLTVGVSTELLGAPQVVLRGNPGVLYVVDGVPINSNSWNISADDIETYTVLKGANAAALYGFRGQNGAILVTTKKGTKDDRKFSIEYNSSIMFEEGYLAKPAKQSEYGAGNNYQYAFGNDTYDADGSFRRTNVWGPRFEGQNIPQWDSPVDPITGVRQGTPWLAKGVNNLENFMETGIIATNSLSIAASGEKHDLRMSISNNYQKGMVPNTKLNITNFNISAGYNFTDRLKIEGNLNLNIQNSPNVPETSSGPQGYMYSFEVYGSSHWDVRDMRDYYGGIAGVEGVQQQFAEYGRTNNPYFISNEWLKEHQKTDVYGYAKLSYKINDFFDISARTQVTTWNQLRTEKVPFSIISYKPYAAGAGPDLRAGDYREDKRTLFENNSDLLLNFNKDFGDNFNVSAIAGASLRTFRYNSSFVTTDYLIVPGIYSFSNTRFPVKAYSFRSEMEVASAYYTADFSYKNYLTLGVTGRVDWLSTLPKDNRAIFYPSISLSTVVSDYIDLPEAISFMKLRGSYANVKGGLTSSTIGSAYKGVTGLGISNLIGQVNEVTTSYDGPSYNNQNNYNIFNGYANDPAASFSNTLANRSLESYSVTSYEVGLDMKFLRNRLGLDVTYFTSINGPQIFPLEIASSTGFKEQTINGVTTQKNGLEVSLFGSVIKNTDGFNWDVSANWSTYKEKLKDVYNGISSIYLPGPDHVFNVGDRLDGYYGYEFLRSSDRQIIHSSAGVPLKAPRGTNNKRLLGHTNPDFVFGINNKFSYKNLSLSFQFDGRVGGVIYNEAYAYALNAGNQLDLTTGAYGEARRKEWDSTLNGTVAATPAFVGEGVVITNGTPSYDAAGNISNMKELTFAPNEKVTLLKGYVQSVYGGGARVDEAYLNSKTFLKLREFTIGYTFPKELLKNTFIENASVSLVGRNLLYFAETKDFDLDQFPSGYNSTSRSSSKKTILQSPSTRRFGLNINLTF, from the coding sequence CACAATACTAGTATTCAAGTCACTTGGGTTTGTTACTCAAGAAATAATAGTTGGTAATCGAACTATTTTAAATATTTCTTTAGTACCCGATGAAAACCAATTAGAAGAAATTATAATAACAGCTTTGGGGGTTAAAAAAGAAACCAGAAAAATTGGTTATTCTACGCAACAAGTAAAAGGGTCTGAATTAACAAAAGCAAGAGAGGCAAACCCGATTAATTCACTAGCAGGTAAAGTTGCTGGTTTAACCGTTGGTGTATCAACTGAATTATTAGGGGCTCCACAAGTTGTTTTAAGAGGTAATCCTGGTGTTTTATATGTAGTAGATGGGGTGCCTATAAACTCTAACTCTTGGAACATTAGTGCTGATGATATAGAAACATATACTGTTTTAAAAGGAGCTAATGCTGCCGCTTTATATGGTTTTAGAGGACAAAATGGAGCAATTTTAGTAACTACAAAAAAAGGGACTAAAGATGACAGAAAATTTTCTATTGAATATAATTCTAGCATAATGTTTGAAGAAGGTTATTTAGCTAAACCAGCTAAACAATCGGAATACGGAGCAGGTAATAATTATCAATATGCTTTTGGTAATGATACATATGATGCTGATGGTAGCTTTCGTAGAACTAATGTTTGGGGTCCCCGATTTGAAGGACAAAATATTCCGCAATGGGATAGCCCAGTCGATCCAATAACAGGGGTTCGACAAGGAACGCCTTGGTTAGCAAAAGGGGTAAATAATTTGGAGAATTTTATGGAAACGGGTATTATCGCTACCAATAGCTTATCGATTGCTGCAAGTGGAGAAAAGCATGATTTACGTATGTCTATTTCTAATAATTATCAAAAAGGAATGGTACCGAATACTAAGTTAAATATTACGAATTTTAATATTTCTGCAGGATATAATTTTACAGATCGTTTAAAAATAGAAGGAAACTTAAATCTTAACATACAAAACTCTCCAAACGTTCCTGAAACATCTTCTGGACCACAAGGATACATGTATAGTTTTGAAGTATATGGCTCTAGCCATTGGGATGTTAGGGATATGCGTGATTATTACGGAGGTATTGCTGGCGTAGAAGGTGTACAACAACAATTTGCTGAATATGGAAGAACAAATAACCCTTATTTTATATCAAATGAATGGTTAAAAGAACATCAAAAAACAGATGTTTATGGATATGCTAAATTAAGCTATAAGATTAATGATTTTTTTGATATTTCTGCTAGAACTCAAGTAACCACTTGGAATCAATTAAGGACAGAAAAAGTGCCTTTTTCAATAATTAGTTATAAGCCTTACGCTGCTGGAGCTGGTCCCGATTTAAGAGCAGGAGATTATCGTGAAGATAAAAGAACTCTTTTTGAAAATAATTCAGATTTATTATTGAATTTTAATAAAGATTTTGGTGATAATTTTAACGTGTCTGCAATTGCTGGGGCAAGTCTTAGAACTTTTCGTTATAATTCAAGTTTTGTAACAACAGATTATCTTATTGTTCCTGGTATTTACTCGTTTAGCAATACAAGGTTTCCAGTAAAAGCGTATAGTTTTCGTTCAGAAATGGAAGTCGCAAGTGCTTATTATACGGCAGATTTTAGTTATAAAAATTATCTTACACTTGGTGTAACTGGAAGAGTTGATTGGCTTTCTACATTACCAAAAGATAATAGAGCTATTTTTTACCCTTCTATTTCTCTTAGTACTGTTGTTTCAGATTATATAGATTTACCAGAAGCTATTTCATTTATGAAATTGCGTGGTTCTTATGCAAACGTAAAAGGAGGCTTAACTAGTTCAACTATTGGTTCTGCTTATAAAGGAGTAACTGGTCTAGGAATTTCAAATCTAATCGGTCAAGTAAATGAAGTAACAACTTCTTATGATGGGCCAAGTTATAATAACCAAAATAATTATAACATATTTAATGGTTATGCCAATGATCCAGCAGCAAGTTTTTCTAATACACTAGCAAACAGAAGTCTTGAAAGTTATTCTGTAACTTCGTATGAAGTAGGTTTAGACATGAAGTTTTTAAGAAATAGATTAGGATTAGATGTTACTTATTTTACATCGATTAATGGTCCACAAATTTTCCCTCTAGAAATTGCTTCATCTACAGGTTTTAAGGAACAAACTATAAACGGTGTTACAACACAAAAAAATGGTTTGGAAGTTTCTCTTTTTGGGTCAGTTATTAAAAATACAGATGGTTTTAATTGGGATGTATCTGCAAATTGGTCTACATATAAAGAAAAACTTAAAGATGTTTATAATGGAATAAGTAGCATTTATCTACCAGGTCCAGATCATGTTTTTAATGTTGGGGATAGATTAGATGGTTATTATGGATATGAATTTCTTCGTAGCTCAGACCGACAAATTATACACTCTTCTGCTGGTGTTCCTTTAAAAGCCCCAAGAGGAACTAACAATAAAAGACTTTTAGGACATACCAATCCTGATTTTGTGTTCGGTATAAATAATAAATTTTCATATAAAAACCTTTCGTTAAGCTTTCAATTTGATGGTAGAGTTGGAGGAGTTATTTATAACGAAGCCTATGCGTATGCTTTAAATGCTGGTAATCAATTAGATCTAACCACTGGAGCTTACGGTGAAGCTAGGCGTAAAGAATGGGATAGTACATTAAACGGAACTGTTGCTGCAACACCTGCTTTTGTTGGAGAAGGAGTTGTTATTACAAATGGTACACCTAGTTATGATGCAGCGGGTAATATCAGTAATATGAAAGAACTTACATTTGCACCTAACGAAAAGGTAACTTTATTAAAAGGATACGTTCAGTCTGTTTATGGAGGGGGTGCTAGAGTAGATGAAGCTTATTTAAACAGTAAAACTTTTCTTAAACTAAGAGAATTTACTATTGGTTATACATTTCCAAAAGAGCTTTTAAAGAACACTTTTATTGAAAATGCTTCAGTATCTCTTGTAGGTCGAAATTTACTATACTTTGCTGAAACCAAAGATTTTGATCTAGATCAATTTCCAAGTGGATACAATTCAACTAGTAGAAGTTCTAGCAAAAAAACAATTTTACAATCTCCTTCTACACGTAGATTTGGATTAAATATAAACCTGACTTTTTAG